From the genome of Marixanthomonas ophiurae, one region includes:
- a CDS encoding site-specific DNA-methyltransferase — MTKNNTSLEQLKSFLNQLFQFDSQDLDFGVYKILHYKKKEIANFIDQLLVDKVKAELQTLSADEAKQVQDQITEMEKSTSLNKWLEAVEKKDETRLAIYEEDYKDEISEYKELKAKVTESSVSIETENQIYNHLTLFFSRYYDKGDFISKRRFGKNEKYVVPYNGEETHFHWANQDQYYIKSSETFNQYAFKVPSTSGEIIVNFKLTDAQLEQGNVKESDKNYFILSEKKAEINKEDATFFFEYRPLTDKEKKKVKGNSKQDTLDEIAFDFLKKKFSSNPVLANLWKEQDGKPLLLKKLQHYTRKNKHDFFIHKNLKGFLERELDYYIKSELVNVDDLYVTDTDAYFDRLKHNLKTIKVFKSIADTIIAFVSQIENFQKKIWEKKKFVLSTEWVITIDRLVDYVGEEAAKPILEEVLRNEKQIAEWKEMFGDLSKFKKTSDFLSDENLNLIKLPIDTVHYSADFKSLLLGKISVKQNLESLIDGLLIKSDNYPALNIIKPKFEESIASTYIDPPYNTGDDGFIYKDRFKSSTWLTMFEPLLSINRDLLSDKGALFVSCDEHEELSLGQLLNTTYGEINKVEKITWNKRIPKNDKGIGNIHEYIYLYTRNKEYRKSCDLSFVMRKDSLEEVYEIVKKAKSSGKSIKEAQEILKKYYKKQGFDRGITLYCELDKNYEIWGKINMSWPNAKTEGPRYEVINPVTNKPAPIPNKGWRWKEETFRAAERNGEEFILPDGSMMKGRIWYANNEKTQPSSITYLREVESFLLRSIISQKSDGGITLENLSLQEKVDYPKPVKLIEYLLYATSINDGFFLDYFAGSGTTFHAIQNLNNQDDGNRKCLLIEQGNYIYTVILPRIKKIAHSLEWSSGQPQKPIGGGNGVFLKYQRLEQYEEALENIAFNASDDTIQKALVFEQYIPKYFLEFETKGSQTLVNTEAMKDPWNYKLKVWDGFTYDTEQAVDLVETFNYLIGLHMQKCITKELNEKKYQFIYGHNNANKNILVVWRSVKDWNVEDFKADSSSLKTEIKAFEYDLLYINDQAHIEGYQPIEEVFKNKMLS; from the coding sequence ATGACTAAAAACAATACCTCACTTGAACAACTAAAATCCTTCCTCAATCAACTCTTTCAGTTCGATTCTCAAGACTTGGATTTTGGTGTTTATAAGATTCTTCATTACAAAAAGAAAGAAATTGCCAACTTTATTGACCAACTGTTGGTAGATAAGGTAAAAGCGGAGTTACAAACTTTATCAGCCGATGAAGCCAAGCAGGTGCAAGACCAAATTACGGAAATGGAGAAATCAACTTCGCTCAATAAATGGTTAGAAGCTGTTGAGAAGAAAGATGAAACCCGGTTAGCTATCTACGAAGAAGATTACAAGGACGAAATTTCCGAGTATAAAGAGTTAAAGGCTAAAGTCACTGAATCTTCTGTATCGATTGAAACGGAAAATCAGATATACAACCATCTGACTCTATTCTTCTCTCGTTACTATGATAAGGGCGATTTCATCAGTAAACGTAGGTTTGGTAAGAACGAAAAGTATGTAGTCCCTTACAATGGGGAAGAAACACATTTTCATTGGGCGAATCAAGACCAATATTACATTAAATCATCAGAAACTTTTAACCAGTATGCCTTTAAAGTCCCCTCAACCAGTGGAGAAATAATTGTAAACTTCAAATTAACGGATGCGCAATTGGAACAAGGGAACGTTAAAGAAAGTGATAAAAATTATTTTATTCTTTCAGAAAAAAAAGCTGAAATTAATAAAGAAGATGCAACTTTTTTCTTTGAATATCGACCACTAACCGACAAGGAAAAAAAGAAGGTAAAAGGCAATAGCAAACAAGATACCCTTGATGAAATAGCTTTTGATTTCTTAAAAAAGAAGTTTAGCTCCAATCCGGTACTTGCTAACCTGTGGAAAGAACAAGACGGTAAACCCCTACTTTTAAAAAAGCTCCAGCACTACACCCGAAAGAACAAACACGATTTCTTTATTCACAAAAACTTGAAAGGCTTCTTGGAGCGGGAATTAGATTATTACATCAAGAGTGAATTGGTAAATGTAGATGACTTATATGTAACCGATACCGACGCTTACTTTGACCGACTCAAGCATAACTTGAAGACCATCAAGGTATTCAAATCCATTGCTGATACCATTATTGCCTTTGTGAGCCAGATAGAAAACTTTCAAAAGAAAATATGGGAGAAAAAGAAGTTTGTACTAAGTACCGAATGGGTTATTACCATTGATCGCTTGGTAGATTATGTAGGTGAAGAAGCCGCCAAACCCATTTTAGAAGAAGTTCTCAGGAATGAAAAGCAGATAGCGGAGTGGAAGGAGATGTTTGGAGACCTATCAAAATTTAAAAAAACCTCTGACTTTTTAAGTGATGAAAATTTAAATCTGATAAAACTGCCAATTGATACAGTGCACTATTCTGCTGATTTTAAATCCCTACTGCTAGGCAAGATTTCTGTAAAGCAAAATTTAGAATCGCTCATAGATGGCTTATTAATTAAGAGTGATAATTATCCTGCACTTAATATTATTAAACCAAAATTTGAAGAATCAATAGCGTCTACTTATATCGATCCGCCATATAACACAGGTGATGATGGTTTCATTTATAAAGACAGGTTTAAATCTTCAACTTGGCTAACTATGTTTGAACCTTTACTTTCAATTAATAGAGACTTACTGTCTGATAAAGGAGCTTTATTCGTGAGCTGTGATGAGCATGAAGAACTTTCTCTAGGTCAGCTTCTCAACACTACCTATGGAGAAATCAACAAAGTTGAAAAGATAACTTGGAATAAACGCATACCTAAGAACGATAAAGGAATTGGTAATATTCATGAATATATCTATCTGTATACACGAAATAAGGAATATCGAAAGTCTTGTGACCTATCCTTTGTAATGCGAAAAGATTCTTTGGAAGAAGTCTATGAGATAGTTAAGAAAGCTAAGTCATCGGGAAAATCGATCAAAGAAGCTCAGGAGATACTCAAAAAGTATTACAAGAAGCAAGGTTTTGACCGTGGAATAACGCTCTATTGCGAGCTTGATAAAAACTACGAAATATGGGGAAAAATAAATATGTCATGGCCAAATGCTAAGACTGAAGGGCCTAGATATGAGGTTATTAATCCTGTAACAAATAAACCCGCTCCTATACCAAATAAAGGTTGGAGATGGAAAGAAGAAACTTTTAGAGCTGCCGAACGAAATGGGGAAGAGTTTATACTACCAGACGGCTCCATGATGAAAGGGCGTATTTGGTATGCGAATAATGAAAAAACCCAACCAAGTTCAATTACTTATCTCAGAGAAGTTGAATCCTTTTTACTCCGATCTATTATTAGTCAAAAGAGTGATGGCGGTATAACATTAGAAAATCTATCTCTTCAAGAAAAAGTAGACTATCCTAAACCTGTAAAGTTAATCGAGTATCTTCTGTATGCCACAAGTATAAATGACGGATTCTTTCTTGATTATTTTGCGGGATCGGGAACTACTTTTCATGCCATCCAAAACTTGAATAATCAAGATGATGGAAATCGCAAATGCTTACTCATAGAGCAGGGTAATTATATCTATACTGTGATTTTACCGAGAATAAAGAAAATAGCACATTCCTTAGAATGGAGTTCAGGTCAACCACAAAAGCCAATTGGTGGTGGTAATGGAGTTTTTTTAAAATACCAACGCCTAGAACAGTATGAAGAAGCCCTAGAAAACATCGCCTTCAATGCCTCAGATGATACCATACAAAAAGCATTAGTGTTTGAGCAGTACATACCTAAATACTTCTTGGAGTTTGAAACAAAAGGCAGCCAGACCTTAGTGAATACCGAAGCCATGAAAGACCCTTGGAACTATAAGCTCAAAGTGTGGGATGGCTTCACGTACGATACCGAGCAGGCTGTTGACTTGGTGGAAACCTTCAACTATCTCATTGGTCTGCACATGCAAAAATGCATCACCAAAGAACTGAATGAAAAGAAATATCAATTCATTTATGGCCACAACAATGCCAATAAAAACATATTGGTAGTGTGGCGTTCGGTAAAAGATTGGAATGTAGAAGATTTCAAGGCAGATTCATCATCGCTAAAAACAGAAATCAAAGCCTTTGAATACGATTTGCTCTACATCAATGACCAGGCACACATAGAAGGATATCAACCCATTGAAGAAGTATTCAAAAACAAAATGCTCTCATAA
- the arsS gene encoding arsenosugar biosynthesis radical SAM (seleno)protein ArsS (Some members of this family are selenoproteins.), translating to MTKLKTQSLQKRNSELAQSNKQLEILSNGIFASGELPTFADKIEETGQFPMKPQKLEILQINLGYMCNQTCDHCHVDAGPDRKEIMTVETMKQCLEVIKNTGAHTVDLTGGAPEMNPNFRWFVEEASKAGIEDFIVRSNLTIIRANKKYYDLPQFFKKHNVHVISSMPHWTRGKTDKQRGEGVFDMSIKALQELNAIGYGMPDSDLRLDLVYNPSGAFLPTDQENMKKDFKKALLEDFGIHFHDLFAITNLPIARFLDYLIASENYEEYMYQLVEAYNPEAVKNVMCTNTISISWDGWLYDCDFNQMLELKVDSEVQHISEYNEDVLNDRNIIISQHCYGCTAGAGSSCQGSVAE from the coding sequence ATGACCAAACTTAAAACACAATCCCTACAAAAACGAAATAGCGAACTCGCACAATCTAACAAACAGCTTGAAATTCTCTCAAACGGAATTTTTGCTAGTGGTGAGTTGCCAACATTTGCAGATAAAATTGAAGAAACGGGGCAATTTCCCATGAAACCACAAAAATTGGAGATTCTTCAGATCAATTTAGGGTATATGTGCAACCAAACCTGTGATCACTGTCACGTAGATGCCGGTCCCGACCGAAAGGAAATCATGACTGTCGAAACGATGAAACAGTGTTTGGAAGTTATAAAAAATACCGGTGCGCATACCGTTGACCTTACAGGAGGTGCTCCCGAAATGAACCCGAATTTTAGATGGTTTGTTGAAGAGGCCAGCAAAGCAGGGATTGAAGATTTTATTGTACGAAGCAACCTGACGATTATCCGCGCCAATAAAAAGTATTACGACCTTCCGCAGTTTTTCAAAAAACACAATGTGCATGTAATAAGTTCCATGCCACATTGGACGCGTGGAAAGACCGATAAACAACGTGGTGAAGGTGTTTTCGATATGTCAATAAAAGCGCTGCAAGAATTAAACGCCATCGGCTACGGAATGCCAGATAGCGACCTTCGGTTGGACTTGGTATACAACCCAAGTGGTGCTTTCTTGCCTACTGATCAAGAAAACATGAAAAAAGACTTTAAAAAGGCTTTATTGGAAGATTTCGGAATTCATTTCCACGATTTATTTGCCATTACCAATTTACCAATTGCCCGTTTTCTAGATTATTTAATTGCTTCGGAAAATTATGAGGAATATATGTACCAATTGGTGGAAGCCTACAATCCTGAAGCCGTTAAAAATGTAATGTGTACCAATACTATTTCTATAAGTTGGGATGGTTGGTTGTACGATTGCGATTTTAATCAAATGCTAGAATTAAAGGTTGATAGTGAAGTACAGCATATTTCAGAATACAACGAAGACGTCTTAAACGATCGAAATATTATCATTTCGCAACATTGTTACGGCTGCACCGCAGGTGCTGGTAGTAGCTGTCAAGGTTCTGTTGCCGAATAA
- a CDS encoding DUF481 domain-containing protein, translating into MKLSFLFIISVSIVVFFSSEKATSQILNAESLRKVTDTSGYSGSASLDFQLKRNVNDFFTISNNIHLQYKMNKSLILFKNDIDFQKIEGEKLSNSFISHLRYNYKLSSLITWEAFMQGQYNKVNLINFRGLAGTGPRFKLSQLDNYKFYLGSLLMYEYEEVLDGITPIQRDIRGSIYFSFSLYPTEHISIVSTTYYQPQLSKFKDYRISSQSSLLVGLFKNFALKTSYTFTYDAFPAIGIPNSQYDFTTGVAYTFD; encoded by the coding sequence ATGAAACTTAGTTTTTTATTCATCATTAGTGTATCTATAGTAGTGTTTTTTTCTTCTGAAAAAGCTACTTCACAAATTTTAAATGCAGAGTCATTGCGGAAAGTAACCGACACTTCTGGTTATTCTGGTTCGGCGAGTCTTGATTTTCAATTAAAACGAAATGTAAATGATTTTTTTACTATTTCGAACAACATACACCTTCAGTATAAAATGAATAAGAGTTTAATATTGTTCAAAAACGATATCGATTTTCAGAAAATAGAGGGCGAGAAGTTGAGTAATAGCTTTATTTCGCACCTTCGGTATAACTACAAACTCTCTTCATTGATAACTTGGGAAGCTTTTATGCAAGGGCAATACAATAAAGTTAATTTAATAAACTTTAGAGGGCTGGCAGGTACCGGGCCCCGGTTTAAGCTATCACAACTGGATAATTATAAATTCTACCTTGGGTCGCTCCTTATGTATGAATATGAGGAAGTCCTCGATGGCATAACACCCATACAACGGGATATTAGGGGCAGTATTTATTTTTCGTTCAGCCTATATCCCACCGAGCATATTAGTATTGTAAGCACTACCTATTACCAACCGCAATTGAGTAAATTTAAAGACTACCGGATTTCCAGTCAGTCATCGCTTTTGGTTGGGCTTTTTAAAAATTTCGCACTAAAAACCAGTTACACCTTCACCTACGATGCTTTTCCTGCAATAGGAATCCCCAACTCACAATACGATTTTACAACTGGGGTCGCTTATACATTTGACTGA
- a CDS encoding tyrosine-type recombinase/integrase, with product MSEKIKEIESSDTNEIAEVDSSSFIKYYQDQLINFDHSLSENTIKSYRSAFLMLNNYLKHVKVKDLQFENIDKKLAFKFKNYLIDQNLASSTIAKYFKHFKTIYNRGLDDGHKSNIRSPFKSIKIVVPVKTKQFLTIDHIKNLINADIPRESQDELTKMTFLVQYFAQGLRISDLFTIRYKDIVVDSTEASIEFSQFKTKHQLTVFVGMNLLKYLCFFISPKKFYEFYFEKKYNFLLNNKEYTMTFFGHQERHKFLFNKKDVGSKFYNKSVDFMCSLNKTIFLEQLQLLKQKKKEDPYEFLVYGLDKSLYNEESFAPRKNLNEEQKAKFSTCRNNYVKNLKLLDKYMGSSINIVGHTARHSYARHQLSIGTDSYLIRDLLGHKNISTTEKYLQGFPTKLIKGNVKKSHDYVTLNFLNDFTID from the coding sequence TTGTCTGAGAAAATAAAGGAAATAGAGAGTTCAGATACAAATGAAATTGCTGAAGTGGATTCAAGTTCTTTTATTAAATATTACCAAGATCAATTAATTAATTTTGACCATTCGCTAAGTGAGAATACGATAAAGTCATATAGATCTGCTTTTTTAATGTTAAATAATTATTTAAAGCACGTCAAGGTTAAAGATTTACAATTTGAAAATATTGACAAAAAACTTGCTTTTAAATTCAAAAACTATCTCATAGATCAAAATCTTGCTTCTTCAACCATAGCTAAATACTTTAAACATTTTAAAACAATTTATAATCGGGGTCTTGATGATGGGCATAAGTCGAATATTCGGAGTCCTTTCAAATCTATTAAAATAGTAGTACCTGTTAAAACAAAACAATTTTTAACGATTGACCATATAAAAAATTTAATAAATGCCGATATACCCAGAGAATCTCAAGATGAATTAACAAAAATGACATTTTTGGTTCAGTATTTTGCTCAAGGACTTAGAATCAGTGATTTATTTACTATACGTTATAAGGATATAGTGGTTGATTCCACAGAGGCCAGTATAGAGTTTTCCCAATTTAAAACTAAACATCAATTAACTGTCTTTGTAGGAATGAATCTTCTTAAGTATTTATGTTTTTTCATTAGTCCAAAGAAATTTTATGAATTCTATTTCGAAAAAAAGTATAACTTTTTACTTAACAATAAAGAATATACAATGACTTTTTTTGGACATCAAGAAAGACATAAGTTTCTTTTTAATAAAAAAGATGTTGGTTCTAAATTTTATAATAAGAGTGTCGATTTTATGTGTAGCTTGAACAAAACTATATTTTTGGAACAATTACAGCTCCTAAAACAAAAAAAGAAAGAAGACCCCTATGAGTTTTTAGTTTATGGATTAGACAAAAGTTTATATAATGAAGAATCTTTTGCCCCGCGAAAAAATCTAAATGAAGAGCAAAAAGCAAAATTTTCAACCTGTAGAAATAACTATGTTAAAAACCTCAAATTATTGGATAAATACATGGGCTCTTCAATAAATATAGTAGGTCACACTGCTCGACATTCTTACGCTAGACATCAATTAAGTATAGGAACAGATAGCTATTTAATTAGAGATTTGCTTGGCCATAAAAATATAAGTACTACTGAAAAATATTTACAGGGTTTCCCTACAAAACTTATCAAAGGAAATGTAAAAAAATCACATGACTATGTTACGTTGAATTTTCTAAACGATTTTACTATTGATTAA
- a CDS encoding DUF2064 domain-containing protein produces MNNNTAILIFANSAQQEKVLKPFRKSATLFGELNKQTLSKVKKTGLPYFHFSEKEQIGNSFGERYVNAIQSVFDKGYENIITLGNDTPHLQTRHISKTAEKLQHNPIVLGPSTDGGYYMMGLRKSHFDASLFLKLPWQTSNLNRRISLLFHSKNIQIEWLETLTDIDSVSDIKVVLNSFRKLSYSLKKILSTLLISEKILFELAPIHFQKTLQKTPFNKGSPRIAS; encoded by the coding sequence ATGAACAACAATACTGCAATATTAATTTTTGCCAATTCGGCCCAACAAGAAAAGGTTCTAAAACCCTTTCGAAAATCGGCAACTTTATTTGGTGAACTTAATAAACAGACCCTTTCTAAAGTAAAAAAAACAGGCCTTCCCTATTTTCATTTTTCTGAAAAAGAACAAATCGGGAACAGTTTTGGTGAACGTTACGTCAATGCCATTCAATCTGTTTTTGATAAAGGATACGAAAACATCATTACATTAGGTAATGATACGCCGCATCTACAAACGCGACACATTTCTAAAACTGCTGAAAAATTACAACACAACCCTATTGTTTTAGGACCTTCCACAGATGGTGGTTATTATATGATGGGTTTGCGCAAATCGCATTTTGATGCCTCCCTTTTTCTGAAACTTCCGTGGCAGACTTCCAATTTGAACAGAAGGATTTCACTGCTATTCCATTCTAAAAACATTCAAATAGAATGGCTGGAAACACTCACGGATATTGATTCGGTTTCCGATATAAAAGTTGTCCTGAATAGCTTCAGAAAACTTTCTTATTCATTAAAAAAGATACTTTCTACACTTCTTATTTCTGAAAAGATTTTATTTGAATTAGCACCCATTCATTTTCAGAAAACCCTTCAAAAAACACCTTTCAACAAAGGTTCGCCCAGAATTGCTTCTTAA
- a CDS encoding tyrosine-type recombinase/integrase yields MTGSKYIDYDRASNIGRRLIKNEENKNFGLLIICGINLGLRISDLLQLTFEQLKREEFIVIERKTNKKRQLKVNEHIRDALTFFESDLIYQMGGSAFTSQKGTIYSPQHVNRELKKYLRGSFSSHSLRKSFGRRVWENDDYSDRALICLSQLFNHSSTQITRIYLGIKQEELNDIYMNL; encoded by the coding sequence ATGACAGGTTCAAAATATATAGATTACGATCGGGCATCAAATATTGGCCGAAGGCTAATAAAAAATGAAGAAAATAAGAATTTTGGACTTCTTATTATTTGCGGGATCAACCTTGGCTTGAGAATTAGTGATCTATTGCAGCTAACCTTTGAACAGCTAAAAAGGGAAGAATTTATAGTTATAGAGCGCAAAACAAACAAAAAAAGACAATTAAAAGTAAATGAACATATTCGAGATGCCCTGACTTTTTTTGAAAGTGACTTGATCTATCAAATGGGGGGCTCCGCCTTCACATCTCAAAAAGGAACAATATATTCCCCACAGCATGTAAATAGAGAATTGAAGAAGTATCTTCGAGGAAGTTTTTCATCCCATTCTTTAAGGAAATCGTTTGGCAGAAGAGTGTGGGAAAATGATGATTATAGTGATAGAGCGCTTATTTGTTTGAGCCAACTATTCAACCATTCCTCCACGCAGATAACCCGTATTTATCTTGGTATTAAACAAGAAGAACTTAATGATATTTATATGAACTTATGA
- a CDS encoding tryptophan 2,3-dioxygenase family protein, translating into MKQEDIIKAINEKYTALGENPDTYLKGLLQAKPINYWDYIEVETLLSLQKPRTDFKDEKIFIMYHQVIELLLKMVRHEVIQLHEMDSVDEEIWLDKFSRLNRYVNMLITSFDIMKDGMSYEDYNIFRSTLTPASGFQSAQFRYIEIYCTKLENLVNEEGKKRLPKNPSTEDYFEHIYWRDAGYNRKTDSKTLTLRQFEEKYLDSFISLANNVKGDTLEEKFLQLENPSSALQKIILEFDKLYNVEWPLVHLNTARHYLDKKGENKTATGGSEWKKYLHPKFQQRKFFPTLWNEE; encoded by the coding sequence ATGAAACAAGAAGACATTATAAAAGCAATCAACGAAAAATACACAGCCTTGGGTGAAAATCCAGACACCTATCTTAAAGGACTATTGCAGGCCAAACCCATTAATTATTGGGACTACATTGAGGTTGAAACCTTGCTTTCTCTGCAAAAACCGCGAACCGATTTTAAAGATGAAAAAATCTTTATTATGTACCATCAAGTAATCGAACTGCTTTTAAAAATGGTACGTCACGAGGTTATTCAGTTACATGAAATGGACAGTGTAGACGAAGAAATTTGGCTTGACAAGTTTTCGCGATTAAATCGTTATGTAAATATGCTCATCACCTCTTTCGATATCATGAAAGACGGTATGAGCTATGAAGATTACAACATTTTCCGGTCAACCTTAACCCCAGCTAGCGGGTTTCAGAGTGCGCAATTTCGGTATATTGAGATTTACTGCACTAAACTTGAAAACTTAGTAAACGAAGAAGGCAAAAAACGACTTCCTAAAAACCCTTCAACCGAAGATTATTTCGAACACATTTATTGGCGTGATGCAGGATATAATCGTAAAACAGATTCTAAAACCCTAACCCTACGTCAGTTCGAGGAAAAATATCTGGACTCATTTATCTCTTTAGCCAATAATGTGAAGGGGGATACGTTGGAAGAAAAATTTCTACAACTAGAAAATCCTTCTTCAGCACTTCAGAAAATAATCTTAGAATTTGACAAGCTATACAATGTAGAATGGCCTTTGGTGCACTTAAACACAGCAAGACATTATTTAGACAAAAAGGGAGAAAATAAAACCGCAACCGGCGGATCGGAATGGAAAAAGTATTTACATCCTAAATTTCAACAGCGAAAATTTTTTCCCACGCTTTGGAACGAAGAGTAA
- a CDS encoding DUF488 domain-containing protein, with protein sequence MKLQIKRIYEDAANRDGHRVLVDRVWPRGVSKEDARLDDWNKDIAPSTDLRKWFDHKSERFSEFKNKYKKELSKHTDDLKEIASIAKEKQVTLLFGAKDEKHNQAVVLKEYLESNF encoded by the coding sequence ATGAAACTACAAATAAAACGAATATACGAAGATGCTGCAAATCGAGACGGACATCGAGTATTGGTAGACAGAGTCTGGCCAAGAGGTGTTAGCAAAGAAGATGCGCGTTTAGACGATTGGAATAAAGACATAGCTCCTTCAACCGACTTGCGAAAATGGTTTGATCACAAATCTGAACGCTTTTCAGAATTCAAGAATAAATATAAAAAGGAACTTTCAAAACATACCGATGACTTAAAAGAAATCGCGTCTATTGCTAAAGAAAAACAGGTGACACTGCTGTTCGGTGCAAAAGACGAAAAACACAATCAAGCCGTTGTCTTAAAAGAATACCTTGAAAGCAACTTTTAA
- a CDS encoding arsenosugar biosynthesis-associated peroxidase-like protein, whose amino-acid sequence MMSNYYDPKDLRKFGNITEWSEELGEKFFDYYGKVFEEGKLTAREKSLIALAVAHTEQCPYCIDAYTKDALQRGVTKEEMMESIHVGAAIKSGATLVHGVMMMNKVNKLDG is encoded by the coding sequence ATCATGTCTAATTATTATGACCCTAAAGACCTTCGTAAATTTGGAAATATCACCGAATGGAGCGAAGAGTTAGGAGAGAAATTTTTTGATTACTACGGAAAAGTCTTTGAAGAAGGCAAATTAACTGCCCGTGAAAAATCACTAATTGCATTAGCTGTAGCACACACCGAACAATGCCCTTATTGCATTGACGCATACACTAAAGATGCATTACAACGCGGTGTAACCAAAGAAGAAATGATGGAATCCATTCACGTAGGTGCTGCTATTAAAAGTGGTGCTACCTTAGTACATGGTGTAATGATGATGAACAAAGTAAATAAACTTGACGGATAA